GCGTGGCCGGGGTCGCAGACGTCGATGTCCACGGAGAGGAAGACCCCCTCGCACTCGTCGGTCGCGATCCCGAACGCCTCGGTGAGGCAGGCCTCGAGGCCGCGGTGGCCGATCTCGGTCATCTCGTAGGACCGCATCCGCTCCGCGGCCATCCAGTCCAGCGTCTCGGGGCCGGGCCAGTAGCCGCGCAGCCCGACCTGGAGGAACCGGTCGCCGCGCAGCGCCCCCGACTCGATGAGCCGCCGCATCGGCTGGCCGTGCCCCCACAGCGAGCCGAACTCGATGTCGCCGGTGTCGGCGTGGGCGTCGAAGTGGATCATCGAGACCCGGCCGTGGCCGAGCACGTTGGCGACGCCCTTGGCGTCGGGGTAGGCGATCGAGTGGTCACCGCCCAGGACGACCGGGATCGCCCCGGCCCGGGCGACCTTCTCGACGGCCGCCTCGAGCCGCGGCAGCGCGACCTCGATGTCGCCGGGCGGCATCTCCACGTCGCCGGCATCCACCACCCGAAGGTCGGTCAGCCCGTCGGTGCGCAGCGCGAGCGAGGGGCGGGACCCGTCGTGGCCGAGGTAGTCCGTGGACCGGATGGCCTGCGGGCCGAAGCGCGTGCCGGGACGGTGGGACGTGCCGCCGTCGAATGGCGCCCCCAGCACGACCACGTCGGCATCGGCGTACGACGCCTCGTCGTCGAGGTCGCACGCGTCGACCCCGAGGAAGGTGATGTCCGGTCCGAACTGGGCGCCGTACCTCGTCATGGCCTACATCTCCTCGTGGGTGTCGGGGTCGCCCCCGAAGAGCCGTCCGTCCGGACGGCCCAGTCCGGTGATGGCCGCCATCTCGTCGTCGGAGAGCTCGAAGCCGAAGACGTCGAGGTTCTCCTGCTGGCGCGACGCGGTGCCGGACTTGGGGATCGGGATCGAGCCGAGCTGCACCTGCCAGCGCAGGATCACCTGGCCGGGCGCGACGCCGTGGCGTTCGGCGGCCTCCGCGACCGGCGGCTCCGTGAAGGGCGCCTGCCGCTTGCCGAGCGGGCTCCAGGACTCGGTCCGGATGCCGAGGTCGGCATCGGTGCGCCGCATCTCCACCTGCGGGAAGTAGGGGTGCAGCTCGAGCTGGTTGACCGCGGGGGTCACACCGGTCGCCTCGATGATCGTGTGCAGGTGGTCGGCGGTGAAGTTGGAGACGCCGATGCTGCGGACCAGGCCGTCGCGCTGCAGGTCGACCAGCGCCTGCCACGCCTCGACGAACCTCCCCCGGCTCGGGTTCGGCCAGTGGATGAGGTGCAGGTCGAGGTGGTCGAGCCCGAGCCGGCCGAGCGACTCGTGGGTCGAGCGCACCGCGTCGTCATAGCCGTGGTCGCGACCGGGGATCTTGCTGCACACGAGCAGCTCGTCCCGGCGTACGCCGGAGCGGCGGATCGCCTCGCCGACCTCCTGCTCGTTCTCGTAGTTGACCGCCGTGTCGAGCAGCCGGTACCCGACCCGGATCGCGGAGACGATCGCCTCCACGCCCTCGTCGCCCTTGAGCGGGTACGTCCCGAAGCCGATCGCCGGGAGCCGGTGGCCGTCGTTGAGCTCGTGGCTGGGGATGTCCATGCGACCCACGCTAGCCATGTCGCGCGCGCGATCGCCGGTGCGGCCGTTGCAGGATGGGTCCCATGTCGTTGCCCAACCCGCTGCACCGGCCCTATCCCGACGACGTCTACACCGGCGAGGGAGGGGAGGCCACGGCGTGGATCCGCCGCGACGAGACCGATCCGGAGCTGACCTACCGCAACGGCGGAACGTGCGAGTACCTCGCCACCGGCGACCAGACAGGCGGCCTCTACGGCCTGTACCGCTGGTCCTTCGGCGAGACCGAGTCGGGTCCCGACCCCCACTTCCACCGCGCGATCACCGAGTCGTTCTACGTCCTCGAGGGCACCGTCCGGCTCTACGACGGCCACGACTGGATCACCGCGAAGGGCGGCGACTTCCTGCACGTCCCCGAGGGCGGGATCCACGGCTTCCGCGGCTCCGACCACGCCCGGATGCTGCTGATGTTCACGCCGGGAGCACCGCGCGAGGACTACTTCGAGACCCTCGGCTCGCTCGGGCACGGCGCGACCATGACCGACGACGAGCGGGCCGCGTTCATGCTCCAGCACGACACGTACTGGGTCTGACCGCAGGGTCAGCCGCGGGCGGCGAGGATCCGCTCCGCCCGGTCCACCACGGGCTTGTCGACCATCCGGCCGTCGAGCAGCACCACGCCGCCGCCGGCCGCGGCCTCGACGACCCGCCGGGCCCAGGCGACCTCCTCGGTGGTCGGCAGGAACGCCTCGCGGGCCGTCGGCACCTGCCGGGGGTGGATGCAGAGCTTGCCGCCGAAGCCCAGCCGGACGGCGTACGCCAGGTCGTCGCGGAGCACGTCGTCGTCGGCCACGTCGCCGGTGACGCCGTCGACCGGCGGCGCCAGGCCCGCGGCGGCCGACGCGAGGACCAGGGCGTGCCGGGCGCCGGCCATCGCCTCCCGGTCGTCGGGGGAGACGCCGAGCTGCGCCGCGAGGTCGTAGGTCCCGAGCACCAGCCGGTCCACGCCGGCGACGCGGGCGAGCGAGGGAGCGGCCAGCACCCCGGCCGCGGTCTCGACCAGCGCCAGCAGCCGGGTGTCGGGGTGCAGGCGCTCGACGAGCCCGGCCAGCGCGACGTCGCCCTCCGCCTTGGGCACGAGCACCGGGCACGCGTAGCCGGCCAGCGCCTCGACGTCGGGGTCGTGGGGAGCGGTCTCGGCGGCGTTGATGCGTACGGCGGCCCGCCCCCCGGCCTCCAGCCAGCGCACGACCTCCGTGCGGGCGGCGTCCTTCGCCCCGGGGGCGACCGCGTCCTCGAGGTCGAGCACCACCAGGTCGGCGCCGCTGGCGACCGCCTTGTCGAACCGTTCGGGTCGGTCGCCCGGGACGAAGAGCAGGGTCGCGGTCATCGGGGGTCTCCCTCGGGTCGGATGCCGGGCCACCGGCCGGCCTCGGCGAGCTCGTGCGTGACGGAGAGGATGCCGCTCCGGACCGCGGCGACGGCCTCGGCCGGGGCGGAGGCATCGGTCGCGGTGCGGAGCACCGCCCGGCGGCTGATCACCGGCTCGATCCGGCGGATCGCGACCGTCTCGGCACCGGACGTCGTCGACAGCGGCAGCATCGCGCAGGCGTCGCCGCCCTCGGCGATCCGCAGCATCGTCCCCAGCGACTCGACGTCGGCGACGACGGTGAGCTCGACGTCGTGCTGGCGCAGCGCCTGCTCGAGCAGCCGGCGCAGGCTGCTGCGGCTGCCGGGCGCCACGATCGGCACGCCCGCGAGCTCGGCGACGGAGATCCGGTCGGGCCGGGTCGGCGGCACCGGCGGCTCGCCGACCAGGTAGAGGTCCTCGGTGTAGAGCGGGACGTCGTCGGCG
This genomic interval from Nocardioides euryhalodurans contains the following:
- the speB gene encoding agmatinase; this translates as MTRYGAQFGPDITFLGVDACDLDDEASYADADVVVLGAPFDGGTSHRPGTRFGPQAIRSTDYLGHDGSRPSLALRTDGLTDLRVVDAGDVEMPPGDIEVALPRLEAAVEKVARAGAIPVVLGGDHSIAYPDAKGVANVLGHGRVSMIHFDAHADTGDIEFGSLWGHGQPMRRLIESGALRGDRFLQVGLRGYWPGPETLDWMAAERMRSYEMTEIGHRGLEACLTEAFGIATDECEGVFLSVDIDVCDPGHAPGTGTPEPGGLSARELLDAVRRICLELPVVGVDVVEVSPPYDHADITAALANRVVLEALSAIARKRRDERDGTTWDPSRPLLDR
- a CDS encoding aldo/keto reductase, whose translation is MDIPSHELNDGHRLPAIGFGTYPLKGDEGVEAIVSAIRVGYRLLDTAVNYENEQEVGEAIRRSGVRRDELLVCSKIPGRDHGYDDAVRSTHESLGRLGLDHLDLHLIHWPNPSRGRFVEAWQALVDLQRDGLVRSIGVSNFTADHLHTIIEATGVTPAVNQLELHPYFPQVEMRRTDADLGIRTESWSPLGKRQAPFTEPPVAEAAERHGVAPGQVILRWQVQLGSIPIPKSGTASRQQENLDVFGFELSDDEMAAITGLGRPDGRLFGGDPDTHEEM
- a CDS encoding cupin domain-containing protein, translating into MSLPNPLHRPYPDDVYTGEGGEATAWIRRDETDPELTYRNGGTCEYLATGDQTGGLYGLYRWSFGETESGPDPHFHRAITESFYVLEGTVRLYDGHDWITAKGGDFLHVPEGGIHGFRGSDHARMLLMFTPGAPREDYFETLGSLGHGATMTDDERAAFMLQHDTYWV
- a CDS encoding HpcH/HpaI aldolase/citrate lyase family protein — its product is MTATLLFVPGDRPERFDKAVASGADLVVLDLEDAVAPGAKDAARTEVVRWLEAGGRAAVRINAAETAPHDPDVEALAGYACPVLVPKAEGDVALAGLVERLHPDTRLLALVETAAGVLAAPSLARVAGVDRLVLGTYDLAAQLGVSPDDREAMAGARHALVLASAAAGLAPPVDGVTGDVADDDVLRDDLAYAVRLGFGGKLCIHPRQVPTAREAFLPTTEEVAWARRVVEAAAGGGVVLLDGRMVDKPVVDRAERILAARG
- a CDS encoding LysR substrate-binding domain-containing protein, whose protein sequence is MDVLQLRYLIAIVDAGSLSRAADGLRVSQPALSQRMTQLERELGVQLVERGPRGVRPTQAGLEFYRDAHRLVRQFDHLASAAAELDQVRGLVSVGLPSGAAAHLAAPLFRWTRAHCPGVRLELFESMSGYVDELFAHGRMDLAVMYVGPSAGRADDVPLYTEDLYLVGEPPVPPTRPDRISVAELAGVPIVAPGSRSSLRRLLEQALRQHDVELTVVADVESLGTMLRIAEGGDACAMLPLSTTSGAETVAIRRIEPVISRRAVLRTATDASAPAEAVAAVRSGILSVTHELAEAGRWPGIRPEGDPR